The following are encoded in a window of Pseudomonas multiresinivorans genomic DNA:
- a CDS encoding thiamine pyrophosphate-binding protein, which translates to MSGNSKLRRQWLRWRFHLSALLVLIPLGFMPQYFHEAKLDRGLRGLGEREIGNLQVGPWTARMAEWEVGEPEDEGRAGFVKAFTLALCDSCYAQVKAAYLRIGEPRSLRAAGGLFAGTPHQQFAEVTIPARVTPTDKLWLTVEGWDGAVHQAQIPLDQASPSLVAWLEKTRSNR; encoded by the coding sequence ATGAGCGGCAACAGCAAGCTGCGCCGCCAGTGGCTGCGCTGGCGTTTCCACCTCAGCGCCCTGCTGGTGCTGATTCCCCTGGGCTTCATGCCGCAGTACTTCCACGAAGCGAAACTGGACCGCGGCCTGCGCGGCCTGGGCGAGCGCGAGATCGGCAATCTGCAGGTCGGCCCCTGGACGGCGCGCATGGCCGAATGGGAAGTCGGCGAGCCGGAAGACGAAGGCCGCGCCGGCTTCGTCAAGGCCTTTACCCTGGCCCTCTGCGACAGCTGCTATGCACAGGTGAAGGCCGCCTACCTGCGCATTGGCGAACCGCGCAGCCTGCGGGCCGCCGGCGGGCTGTTCGCCGGCACGCCGCACCAGCAGTTCGCGGAAGTCACGATCCCGGCGCGGGTCACCCCGACCGACAAGCTGTGGCTGACCGTGGAAGGCTGGGATGGCGCCGTGCACCAGGCGCAGATCCCTCTCGACCAGGCCTCGCCTTCGCTGGTGGCCTGGCTGGAAAAGACCCGGAGCAATCGATGA